One part of the Sphingobacteriales bacterium genome encodes these proteins:
- the rsmA gene encoding ribosomal RNA small subunit methyltransferase A, whose protein sequence is MVFAKKRYGQHFLADANIARKIADSLININKVYQNLIEIGPGNGSLTRFLHQKYADALWLIEIDNDLIPSLQQTFPETKILNVDFLSVDFQKIFTDQTGIIGNFPYNISSQILIKILENRQIVPEVVGMFQKEVAERLVAAPGSKEYGRLSVLVQTFYSVKILFKVPPTVFLPPPKVESAV, encoded by the coding sequence GTGGTTTTTGCCAAAAAAAGATATGGACAGCATTTTCTGGCCGATGCCAACATTGCCCGAAAGATTGCCGATAGCCTGATTAATATTAATAAGGTGTATCAGAACCTTATTGAAATAGGTCCCGGAAACGGAAGTCTGACCCGTTTTCTGCACCAAAAATATGCTGATGCGCTCTGGCTTATTGAAATTGACAACGATCTGATTCCCTCTCTTCAGCAAACTTTTCCGGAAACTAAAATATTAAATGTTGATTTTCTTTCAGTTGACTTTCAGAAAATTTTTACGGATCAGACAGGCATTATAGGAAATTTTCCCTACAACATCTCAAGTCAGATTTTGATTAAAATCCTTGAAAACAGGCAAATAGTTCCTGAAGTGGTTGGAATGTTTCAGAAAGAAGTTGCGGAAAGGCTGGTGGCAGCACCCGGAAGCAAGGAATATGGGAGGCTCAGTGTTTTAGTGCAGACCTTTTATTCAGTGAAAATACTTTTCAAAGTGCCTCCGACTGTTTTTCTTCCACCTCCGAAGGTTGAATCGGCAGT
- a CDS encoding leucyl aminopeptidase, whose protein sequence is MLPKLSINKILKPDIPTLAVIKKEEAESFILANKAGLSAEELNQVKWHAEKDIDLFRIFRHGADIFIHLIKDKPSQGTNFSEVFRTQGALMYRSLGKYKYESLQIYVEAEEDLKSAYLEGFLLNSYQFSKFKTDPQSHQYQAIQIIADKSFEKVIEKQKIIIESIFMVRDWINEPGSELTAVELGKRIEELGKKSGFTAEVWQKSKIKSLKMNGLLGVNRGSKNPPTFSVLEWKPENAVNKKPLILVGKGVVFDTGGLSLKPTPNSMDYMKSDMSGAAIVAGVFQAVSQLKIPVHLIGLIPATDNRPGEDAILPGDIIKMYDGTTVEVLNTDAEGRLILADALAYAKNYQPDLVIDLATLTGAASVAIGKYGMVAFFKTGEEIKQSFIRASDETSERFVEFPLWDDYAELIKSDIAEIKNTGGRDAGAITAAKFLEKFTDYPWIHFDIAGVSFAHQEYKYYPKGGTAIGLRLIINYLIQNYSTK, encoded by the coding sequence ATGTTACCCAAACTGTCAATCAATAAAATTTTAAAGCCAGACATTCCGACACTGGCCGTCATTAAGAAAGAAGAAGCTGAATCATTCATCTTGGCCAATAAAGCCGGTCTGTCTGCTGAAGAACTGAATCAGGTCAAATGGCATGCTGAGAAAGACATTGATTTGTTCAGGATTTTTCGTCACGGTGCCGACATTTTTATTCATCTGATTAAGGACAAACCATCTCAGGGAACTAACTTTTCCGAGGTTTTTCGTACCCAGGGTGCGCTTATGTACAGGTCGCTTGGAAAATACAAATATGAATCCCTTCAGATTTACGTTGAAGCAGAAGAAGATTTGAAAAGCGCTTATCTGGAAGGATTTTTACTCAATTCCTACCAGTTCAGCAAATTTAAAACTGACCCGCAAAGCCATCAGTATCAGGCAATTCAGATAATTGCGGATAAATCATTCGAAAAAGTCATTGAAAAACAAAAGATAATCATTGAATCCATCTTCATGGTCAGAGACTGGATAAATGAGCCGGGTTCAGAGCTGACCGCAGTTGAATTGGGTAAAAGGATAGAAGAGTTGGGTAAAAAAAGCGGCTTTACAGCAGAGGTATGGCAAAAATCAAAAATTAAGTCGCTGAAAATGAACGGTTTACTGGGAGTCAACAGAGGAAGTAAAAATCCACCTACCTTTTCTGTGCTTGAATGGAAGCCTGAGAATGCAGTAAATAAAAAACCCCTCATCCTCGTTGGAAAAGGAGTTGTTTTCGATACCGGAGGATTGTCGTTAAAACCAACACCCAACTCGATGGACTACATGAAAAGCGACATGAGCGGTGCTGCCATAGTTGCCGGAGTGTTTCAGGCTGTCTCTCAGCTTAAAATTCCTGTTCACCTCATCGGACTTATCCCTGCCACCGACAACCGACCGGGTGAAGATGCCATCCTACCGGGTGATATAATCAAAATGTATGACGGAACAACCGTTGAAGTTCTCAACACAGATGCGGAAGGAAGACTGATACTTGCCGATGCACTGGCTTATGCCAAAAACTATCAGCCCGATCTCGTCATTGACCTCGCCACGCTTACGGGTGCAGCCTCAGTAGCTATCGGGAAATATGGAATGGTAGCCTTTTTTAAAACCGGTGAAGAAATAAAACAATCATTCATCCGTGCCTCTGATGAAACTTCTGAGAGATTTGTCGAATTTCCACTCTGGGACGACTATGCCGAACTCATCAAATCTGATATTGCTGAGATTAAAAATACAGGCGGACGGGATGCCGGTGCTATCACAGCTGCCAAGTTTCTTGAAAAATTCACTGACTACCCATGGATACATTTTGACATTGCCGGGGTTTCATTTGCCCATCAGGAATACAAATATTATCCAAAAGGCGGAACGGCAATAGGTTTACGTTTGATAATCAATTATTTAATTCAAAATTACAGTACAAAATGA
- the pdxA gene encoding 4-hydroxythreonine-4-phosphate dehydrogenase PdxA yields the protein MTDTIKKEKPVIAISIGDINGIGPEVVFKTFSDKRIYNFVTPLLYCCKNLISYYANIIDLSELEYENVKNPKKLNPDKLNLFCNWQNEVDSVIHLGVPTETSGKYALKSLQAAMFAIKNNLADALVTAPINKKNIQSDEFHFPGHSEYLMKESGASDYLMLMVSEEMKVGLVTAHLPLRKVSETLSIELITKKIKILNQTLKVDFAITQPKIAVLGLNPHAGDGGLLGDEEENIIIPAIKNTFDEGMNVFGPFGADGFFGSRDYLKYDAVLAMYHDQGLTPFKTAMFDNGVNYTAGLPIVRTSPAHGTAYQLAGKGIANENSFRESIFLALNILKNRAEYQELSKNPLQTRIVREKEKEVEED from the coding sequence ATGACAGATACAATCAAAAAGGAAAAGCCGGTAATTGCCATTTCCATAGGAGATATCAACGGCATAGGACCGGAAGTGGTTTTCAAAACTTTTTCCGACAAAAGAATTTATAATTTTGTTACTCCCCTGCTCTATTGTTGCAAAAACCTCATCAGTTACTATGCAAACATTATCGATTTGTCGGAGCTTGAATATGAAAATGTTAAAAATCCTAAAAAGCTTAACCCTGATAAACTGAACCTGTTTTGCAACTGGCAAAACGAAGTGGATTCTGTCATCCATCTTGGAGTTCCGACAGAAACATCGGGAAAATATGCCTTAAAGTCGTTGCAGGCGGCTATGTTTGCCATCAAAAACAATCTGGCCGATGCCCTCGTTACCGCACCCATCAACAAAAAAAATATACAGTCCGATGAATTTCATTTTCCAGGCCATTCAGAATATCTGATGAAAGAATCCGGTGCCTCCGACTACCTGATGCTGATGGTTTCAGAAGAGATGAAAGTCGGACTCGTTACGGCTCACCTTCCTCTCCGCAAGGTATCTGAAACACTTAGTATTGAGTTAATTACGAAAAAAATAAAGATACTTAACCAAACCCTAAAAGTTGACTTTGCCATCACTCAACCCAAAATTGCCGTGTTGGGTTTAAATCCCCATGCCGGAGATGGCGGACTTTTGGGTGATGAAGAAGAAAACATTATCATTCCGGCCATCAAAAACACCTTTGATGAAGGCATGAATGTATTCGGGCCTTTCGGAGCAGATGGCTTTTTCGGAAGTCGCGATTATCTGAAATATGATGCTGTTTTAGCCATGTATCACGATCAGGGTCTGACCCCCTTCAAAACAGCCATGTTCGACAATGGTGTGAATTATACTGCCGGATTACCCATTGTCAGAACCTCACCTGCCCATGGCACTGCCTATCAGTTGGCAGGCAAAGGAATTGCCAATGAAAACAGTTTTCGCGAGAGCATCTTTCTGGCCCTCAACATCCTGAAAAACAGAGCTGAATATCAGGAACTTTCCAAAAATCCTTTACAAACACGTATCGTCAGGGAAAAAGAAAAAGAAGTCGAAGAAGATTAA